Proteins encoded together in one Telopea speciosissima isolate NSW1024214 ecotype Mountain lineage chromosome 4, Tspe_v1, whole genome shotgun sequence window:
- the LOC122659178 gene encoding BI1-like protein, with protein MYGFTSVSKGDLEEGTLYPGLSYGENELRWGFIRKVYGILSAQIVLTTIVSSATVLYTPMNELLKGSPGLLLFFAFLPMILMWPLYMYHQKHPLNFVFLGLFTASLSITVGVVCANTEGKIVLEALILTSAVVCSLTGYTFWASRKGKDFSYLGPILFSSLIVLMLTGFIQMFFPLGPTSVAIYGAIGAMIFSGYLVYDTDNLIKRFTYDEYIWASAVLYLDILNLFLAILRVLRGMQSEG; from the exons atgtacgGATTCACGAGCGTGAGCAAGGGAGACTTAGAGGAGGGGACGCTTTACCCAGGGTTGAGCTATGGAGAGAACGAGCTTCGATGGGGATTCATACGGAAGGTATACGGAATCCTTTCTGCCCAGATCGTACTCACAACGATCGTCTCTTCTGCAACCGTCTTGTACACTCCCATGAATGAACTCCTTAAGGGAAGCCCCGGGCTATTGTTGTTCTTCGCCTTCTTGCCCATGATTC TTATGTGGCCATTGTACATGTATCACCAGAAGCATCCATTGAACTTTGTATTTCTGGGGCTGTTCACTGCATCCCTGAGTATCACTGTAGGGGTAGTCTGTGCAAATACGGAAG GAAAAATTGTACTTGAAGCATTAATTTTAACCTCAGCTGTGGTTTGTTCCTTGACCGGGTACACATTCTGGGCTTCAAGGAAGGGCAAAGATTTCAGCTATCTTGGACCAATCTTGTTTTCCTCCCTCATTGTCCTCATGCTTACAGGCTTCATCCAG ATGTTCTTCCCACTTGGGCCAACATCAGTTGCAATTTATGGTGCCATTGGTGCCATGATTTTCTCAGGGTATCTAGTTTATGACACAGACAACTTGATAAAGCGCTTCACTTACGACGAGTACATATGGGCTTCTGCAGTACTCTATCTGGATATCCTCAATTTGTTCCTCGCCATCTTGCGGGTGCTCAGGGGTATGCAATCAGAAGGGTAG